The window TTCGCAGCGTGTCTAGCGAGAAATGTTCCAAGCGCTTACGCGATGTCGGCAAGTGCGCAATGTGCCAGCCTTCAGGCTTGATTTTCCCGCGTCCGGGAATGAACACACGACTAAAGCCAAACGATGTTCCAGACTCCATCCGAGACGTCAAAAACGCATGGAACTTTGCAAACATGCCACTGCACTCCACGGGCGTGAGCTGCACTTCGTAGCCCTCCGGGCACGCAGCTCCATCGACCACGTCGATGTCCGTCCCCAAATGGTGACGGCTCGCCCCCGGCAATGCCGACCATGTGAGAATTGCATACATCAGTTCTTCTTCGTCTTTCGGGCGTTCCATCGGCTCGCCCTTTTCATTCAAGAGCTTGAGTTCGCCACGAGCCTTGCGGTTCCAAATCGAAAGTTGCTTTTCAAACGAGCGGTACGCCGATTCAATACGCAACTCAAAACCGTTCGCCTGGGCTTCGTTTGACAGAGCACGTAAATCATCCACAATTTCGCGGTCTACAAAGTATCCCGGCTGGAACTCCACCAAGTCCGGCGTTCCTAGGCCGTAGGGCAACAAATCCTGAGACAAGTCCGTCATTGAATCGTCCCTCCCATTTTTTCAATCAAGTCTTTCCACTGTTGCACCGTCGTTTTCTTCTTGGGTTTCGACTTTTTACCCAAAAGCGACTGCGCCAACGGAGCCGGGTTTGCATGAGTCCACGCAATCGCAAGCGCATCTGAAGCATCCAGCGGAAGCTCCCCGCCTACAATTCCCAAATGCGCAAAAATCATATTCGCCACATGTTCCTTCGAGGCGGCGCCATTGCCTGTCACAGCCTGCTTCACGACTTTTGGCGGGTATTCCTCGTACGTCATTCCGCGACGATGGCACGCCACAAGAATCGCCCCACGGATATGCCCAAGCACCAATGCGCTCTTCACGTTCTTTGCAAAGAACACGCCTTCCATCGCAAGCGCATCCGGGTGGTAATGATCCAGGCGTTTTTCGAGCTCCGTCACGATATGCACAAGCCTATCTTCGAGATTTTTAGTGGCGTTCGCATGGAACGTGCCATATTCCAGCACCTGAATTTGGTTGCCAGTCTTTTTCAAGAACGCATATCCGGTCGTAATCGAGCCCGGGTCAATACCAAGAATAACCATAATCCAAAAAATAGATAAAATTGCTTTTTTTTCAAAAAAAACGCATTTACGGGAGCGTACTTTATTAGATTTCTCTTATAGGAGGCCGCAATGCTGATTGATCAAGAACATGCAGAGTATATGAGAACTAAAGCTCACCCGAGGCAGTTGGGAATTCCCCTGAGCCGTTGGGGGCGTAACCTTATCGCCTGCTGTCCGTTCCACGCTCCAGAAGAAACATCGCTGTTTTTCTACGATGCGCTAGGTTACTGGCGCTATCGCTGTCTCCAATGCGGTGCAGAAGGCGACTTGGTCGATTTTTTGATGAAGAGCCGCTTCAACGGCATGGACGAGCAGACCGCCCGTTCCGAAGCCTTTGAATTCCTCGGCGCACTCGACAAGGACCTCGCGAACAACCAGGATAGCGAACACCCGTGGGTCAAGGAAGTCGGTGGCGAAAAATCCAAGGTCCTCGAATGCTTTGTGCGTTACTGCCACTGGGCTGCCTGCAAGAGCCCCTCTTCGGCAAAGTTCCTCGAAGCCCGCGGCTGGAGCATTGGCCAAGCCCAACTTTACGGTCTCGGTTACTACAGCGGCGACCCGGAACCGTTCATCAGCTACTGCATGCTCTCCGGCATCGAACGCCACCAGATCAGTTTTTACCTCGACAACCTCGAAGCGTACCACGAACCGCGAATTACCATTCCGGCCCGCAATTCCAAGGGATTTATCCATTCCGTTTACGGTAGACTCATCGACGATAACGAAAAGAGCCATACCTACATCACGTATGCTTCTGGTCCGACCGTCATTCCGTTCAACATCCAAGCCGATAGCGAAAACCCCATTATCGTACAGGGATTCTTTGACGCGCTCACCGCTGACCTCGCCGGCATCCCAGGCGTTGTCTCCACGATGTTCCAGGAACTGAACGTCAACCACCTGTACAAACTCAAGGCTTGCGGAGCCGAATCATTCACGGTCATCTTGCGCCGCGAAGAAGATCGCCGCAATCAGGAACTCAAGATCCAGAAGTACTTGAAACTCGCCGAACAGATGCACATGAGTCTCAAGTCCATTGTACTGCCGAAGGACGAATCCGTTGATACGTTTGTCCGCAAGAACGGTGCCGACCAGCTTATTGACCTCATCGCCAATACCGAAGTCGATACTATTCATTCGCACCGCCGCTCCATGCTGTTGCAGGACATCAAGGAAAACTTCGATACCGCAATGGCTTGTCCGCCAGACCAAAGCGTGGGCTACAAGCTCAGCACATTCCCGAAGCTCACCAAGGAAATCGACGGCGTTCAGTCGGGATGCTTCTTTGTATCGTCTCAGCCATTCGGCCTCAAGACATTCTTGCTTTCGAGCCTTACGCTCGACCTTATCGAGAGCAACCCGAACCTCAAGGTCATTTACGTCGCTTATGAAACGCCGCGCCGCCAAATCTTTGACCGCCTTGTTTCCATGATTATCGGCGAATCGATTTTGAACGTCCGCAAGCAGAATGCAGACAACGAAATCAACAAAAAGATTACGGAAGCAACGCGCGACCTGATGGCTTACGTACGCAACAATCGTCTCGAAATTTGGGACGACATGCCTTCGCTCGACTTTAACGACTTGCTCAAGACACTTAGCCAGGAACTCAAGGACCATCCGGACTTGATTCTCGTGATTGACGGTATCGACCACATGAAGATTACCGACCGCCCGGAACTCCCGGACATCCACGAGAAGCGTTCGTCCATCATGCTCGACTTGTACAAGGCTCTCGACATCCCGATATTCCTCGGTGGCGAACTCATCGATTCCAACATGGGACTCCTTGGCCCGCGTGCATACCTCCGCGATTCTGACGCCATTTACTGGCTTACCGAAAAGGATGGCGCATTGAATCTCTCCGTAGATTCCAAGCGCATGGGCACAAGCCGCGTGTACGAAGACAAGATTTTGATTGACCCACAATCTAGCCGCATGAAAGAAGCTTAATGTTTACCATTGTCGATTTTAACAACTTCTGGAGTCCGTCAGGAGGCGGAGTCCGCCGTTACCATTTGCAGAAAATGGCGTTTTACGAACGCCAAAATGAAGTCCTTTCCGTATTCGTGATGCCCTCGGCGAGCACTTATACAGAAAAGCGAAGCGATGGTTTAATTATCGAACATGTAGAAGCTTTCCGATTCCCTGGCAACTGGGAATACCGCTTTATGTGGAAGTCCAAACAGATTCGTCCGATTCTCGAGAAGTACAAGCCGGATGTGATTGAAGTGGGTTCACCCTACATTTTGCCCTCGGCCGTGCGCAGCATTGCAAAAAAAGTTGTTCCCAATGCGGCACTGTTCAGCTTTTGGCATGCCGACTTCCCCGTAACTTACGTGGGCCGACCCATCGCCAAAAAATTCGGCGCAAGCGTTGGCGTTCTTTCCCGCAAAATTGCTTTCTGGTACGCCAAACAGGAATTTAAAAACTACGATTGCGTACAAGCGTCTTCAAAAGAAGCGATGGCTCGCCTCAAGAAGAACGGACTCCCCGACCCGCGTTGGATTCCGCTCGGTTGTGACATTGATACATTCTCGCCAAGCCGCCGTGACGAAGCACTCGTGAACGAACTCAAGGATGGCGATCCGAACCGCCTCACGATATTCTTCCCGCACAGGCATTGCAACGAAAAAGGCATTGACCTTGTTCTTGGCGCTTACGACATCTTAGCGCAAAAACTCGGACACGAGCCCGCCATCGTCTTTGCAGGCACAGGTCCAAGTCTCCCGCTCGTGCAAGAAGCCGCCGCAAAATACAAGCACGTCAGCTATATCGGTTTTGTGAATTCCATCGACGAAATGGCTCGTTATTACGCAAGTGTCGACATGGGACTTGCACTCTCTGGCTGGGAAACTTTTGGACTTTCAATTCTAGAAAGCATGGCAAGCGGGAACGCACTCGTCGGAGCTGCCGCCGGGGCCGCATTCGAACACGTCACGGAATCGGGCGCAGGCACAATTCTCAAGGAACGCACGCCCGAAGCGTTGGCAGATGCGATTGTCGAGCTCTACCATTCCGACCTCACCGACAAGAAGATTAAAGCTCGTAAATACGCTGAAAAGTTCAGCTGGAATGATTGCTTCAAGCGCCAGCTCGATTTGTACAAAGAAATTTCTGGAAATAAGAAATGAAAAACTTTATACAGAAAATTGCCAAGTTCTTAGAGCCGTCCAAGAACTTGGTTTTAATCTCGCTCGCATTCTGGGTCACGCACATTTTGCTGCGCGTTATGCTCTTGTTCCGCAGCAACCCTTACGGATTCCCGTTTGTATCTAAGCCAGACTGGTTCATTTTCCACGCAGTTTGCATCGACTTTATGTGGATTTGCAATGCGCTCGTGGTGTTTATGATTCTCGGCGGGATCGCCGCAAAGTTTAATAAAACAAAAGTCACGACAATTGCCTACACGGTTTTTCATAGCGTCATTCTGCTCTTTACGCTCCTCGATAACGAAGTGATGCGTTTCCTCGGCGGACATTTAAGCTTTGGGCTTATGGACACGTACAAAGACACTTCGTCCATCGCCATGTTCTACGACTACGTGGCAAACGACTTGTCCGTTCCGTACTTGCAGTTCGTCGTACTTGTGCTGATGCTCCCGCTGACCTATAGTCTTTACAAACTCTTGTACAAGCATTACCACACGCCTGACGGACTGCGCATGAAAAAGTCCGTCATTGCGATGGTCATTTTCTACATCGCTTCGTATCTGTTCGTTTATTTTATCTGGACTGGAAACGCCCGCATGGCAAAGCTCCGTCCAGTCGTATCGCTCGTCTACAACGATTTATTTGTCACGAAAAAAGTTGCAGGTCTTACAGAAAAAGAGCTTGCCACCTACCGAACCTCCTACCAGAATTTGTGGCAACGCGTTGAAGGCGATAGCCTTTGGAAATTCTCGGACGCCAAGGAAGGCCACGGTCTCCCGCTTTACCGAGTCCCAACCGCAGAACTCCAGAACAGCGAAAAACTTGCCGTCCAACGCAAAATGAAGCCGAACTTTATCCTCGTGCTTATGGAATCGCATCGCGGGCTCAACACGGGCTACATGAATCCGCAGATTCAGCCCTCGCCCACGCCGTTCCTCGATTCGCTCGCCGCCAATTCACACGTGTGGATGCGCATGCACACCAGCGGCGTTCCGACCACAGGCGGCGTCCTTTCGACGCACCTCGGCATCCCGCACCACTCCAGACTCGCGCAAGCCACCGATCTTGCACATGTGACACTCCCGAGTTTCGTCTCGGTGCTAACCGAGAATGGCTACAGCACGCATTACATGTCTGCCGCAGACCCCGCCTGGGATAACCTTGGCGTCTGGATGGCAAAATGGTACACCGCCGAACATTACAATCGCGAACGCGAAGACGATTCGACCTTCATGGACCACGCCGCAGAATTCGTACGCGACACACTCTCCAAGGGAGGCAAGCCGTTCCTCGCCACGCTAATGACGCGCTCCAATCATTACCCGTTCAACTTTGCAGCCGGCATGACCGAAGAAGAAAAAGCGCGCCCGTTGCAGGAACGCATCAACGTCACGATGAATTACGCCGACAGGCAGCTCGCCCGATTCATCCGCGCCATCCAAAACGAAGAATGGTACAAGAACACCTACGTCATTATCATGGCTGACCACGGATTCCCCTTGGGTGAAAACGGCGTTTCGACCATGAACGGCGGCGGATTCTCGAACATCAGCTGGATTCCGTTCTTTATCCACGGCAAAGGACTCGACGCAACACGCGACACGACGACAGCCGCTCAAATCGACATCGCCCCCACCGTGCTTGAACTCGCTGGCTACGCGGTTCCGAACATTTTCATGGGACACAACTTGCTGCGCGACACAGAAACCATTTTCAATGCAGATAGCACGAGCGTTAAAAAGGAACGCGCAGGACTCTCGCTAGGCGCTTACTCGGGCTACTCCGCACTCGGTCTCGATAACTACCGCGTCGTCTCAAAGACCGCTAGCAACGACGAAGTCTATCTCTTTAACGATGGAGACATGCGCCAGGAACACGACCTCGCCAAAACAGAAGCCGAACGCACTGCAAAAATGCACGCTACGCTCGACACGCTCATCAAGATTTCGGATTACTCACTCGAACACGGGCTGTAATTCACAAAACGCGCGCATTAAATGCGCGCAGACCTTAACACAAAAAAGACTCGTCAATGACGAGTCTTTTTAGTCGGGATGACTGAATTCGAATCAGCGACCTCTTGAACCCCATTCAAGCGCTCTACCAGGCTGAGCTACATCCCGAGGTCTCTTACAAGAGTATGCCAAAGTTAGTTAAACCACGATATTTTTTCAAGGCAAGCTGCCGAAAAAAGCAATAATTAGCCCATTCCGGCAGTTCTAGTCCTTTCTAAAATATCACTAGTCCTTCCAGTAGCCAATAATCAGCACTTCGGGCGTTGCCTTCGGGAATTTTTTACTCTTGAAGCCCACAATCTTGCGGATGCTCTTTTGCTTGAGTTCCCAGCCTGTGCGTGTAAGCCCAGAAGTCGAAAGCGTGACCTTGATGCCAGGCACCTTACCGCCTTCCTTGATCTTGCCCATGTCATCAACATTGAGCATCACGTTCTTGGTCTTGAGTTTAAAATCCTTCTGGGAGTTTTCGTCAAGCGCCAGGTCCGGGCGCGTCTTCTTGTCCGTACCCCAAACGTAGAACGTCCATTCACGCTTTTCGTTTGCGGCATAATAGCCCGTATCAAAGAGCTTTTCGCCAAAGAAAATCGGATTTTTCACATAGCCGTCGAGCTGTGCGGCATACGACTTACCCTGATTATCGACCATCACCACAACCGGGTTGATTTGGCCGTCCATGCCCGCAAAATCCATATCGAATTCAATCGTCACCGGAGCATTCGGCGCAATTTTCGTCGGATACTTGAAGTTCGACATGCCAATGCCCTGACCCATCACAGTTTCAAGGACAATTTCTTTATTTGTAATATTTGCACCCTTGATAACGATATGGCGCACATCGCCCTGATCCGCATAACCAATCGGGTACGGGTCCGGCACAAAACGGATAATATCTTCAGCCATGACAGTCGCCGAAAAAGCGAGAGCCGCTGCAAAAACAGATTTAAAAATTTTAGACATCATAAAATGAATATAGTAAATAGTTGTTCGTTATTAGTCATTTGCGTTTCAAACGATCCTGACACACATACAGAGCCTCTTCATGGCATTGCGCTTCGACATCGGGATTCTGCGCATTCACATACCTGCTGAGGCAAGAATCGTATTTTTCTTGATCAAGGCATTTTGCATTTTTCTGATTCATCGAGTCACCATCCGTCGGTCCGTACCATTCCTCGGCGCAATGATCTGTAGACGCACAACTACACGCCAACAAGAACGTGCACGAAAACGCAAGTACAGCCAAGATACAAAACCGATGGAAATGCATAGCTTGAATATATAAAATTTCTAAATTTGGCGCCATGACTTCACTCGACGAAATCAAGGCTCTCATCGCGCAAAAAGAACTGTTCATTTTTGATTTGGACGGCACGCTGTTCAATACGCTTGGCGATTTGGCACCAGCCGTAAACTACGCGATGACGCAATTCGGCCTGCACACGCATTCAAACGACGACGTGCGCACATTCATCGGAAACGGTTCCATGAACTTGATCCGTCGAGCAGTCGCTGCAAATTTCATTCCCGTCGCAAGCACCCGCGACATGGCAAAAGTCGCCGAAACGCTCGCTCGCGAAAACTACAGCGAAGAGAAAATCAAAGAAATCCATAAAGTTTATTCAGATTTTTACTGGGAGCATTGTACTGAAAATACGGAACCATACGAAGGCGTTATAGAACTCGTGCAACGAATCGCCACAAACAATCGCTATGGGGATTGCAAGACAAGTAATGGAAACTGCGCCGAGACAAGATGCGCAGCTATGCTCACAAACAAGCCGGTCGCTCCCGCGCAAAAGATTCTCAAAAAATTCAGTCTTGAAAATTCTTTCGCCACATACCTCTGCGGCGACACCACGCCCGAACGCAAGCCAAGCCCCGCCGGCATTAACGAGATTCTCCGCCAGACAGGAATCGCCCCCGAAAAAGCGATTATGATTGGAGACGACACTCCCGACGTTCTAGCCGCAAAGAACGCAGGCATTGACTGTATCACGCTTTTCGAAGGCTTCGGCAAAGCAGAAAACTTGCTTCCGCTTGAGCCCCGCTACACCGCAGGCCACATCAAAGACTTCGCCGAGTTCATTTAACCGCAGAAGGCACCTCCCAATTTTCTATCTTTTTGATAGTTATGTCCTATTTCGACTACACGGCAAACACCCCGGCATGCGAAGAAGCCTTGCAACGATTCTGCGAAGTTGAACGCAGGTTTACCGGCAACGCCAATTCGAATCACGAAGCAGGACATGCAGCAAAAGCTTTCCTCGCCCAAGTGACCGATTCCATCGCGAAACTTTTGGACGTAAACCCCGACGAAATCATTTACACCTCGGGCGCAAGCGAAAGCAACAACACCGCCATCCGCGGCATCGTCCAGGCCAAGCGCCATGTGGGCAAGCACATCATCACGAACCCGCTGGAACATTCTTCGGTAAGCGCCACGCTCACGGCTCTGCAAGAAGCAGGCTACGAAATCGATATGGTAAAAATCGGTACCGACGGGAAAATCGACCTGGAAGACTTACGCAGCCTGCTCCGTAAAGATACGGTGCTCGTAACAGTGAATGCAGTCGATAGCGAACTCGGGACCGTGCAGCCGCTGGAATCCATCAACAAGATTGTCCGCGAGTTCCCGAACTGCAGCCTTCACGTGGATGCAACGCAGGCCATCGGGAAAACGCCCATAAACCTGAATTTGTCAGACACGGCAAGCATCGGCGCGCACAAGTTCTACGGGCTTTCGGGCAGCGGGCTTTTGTACAAAAAAAGCGGAATCGCCATGGAACCGCTCATTTACGGCGGCGCCAGCACCACCATTTACCGCAGCGGCACCCCGACACTCGCGTTGGACGCATCCCTCGAAACGGCACTGTCGCTTGCCGTGGAGCATTTCGAAGAGCGATTTGCCCGCGTCAAGGAACTGCGAACGATTTTGCAAGAAAAACTCTGCGGCTATCCGAAAGTCCGCATCAATTCCCCCGCAGACGCTGTTCCGCACATTTTGAACCTGAGTGTCGCGGGAGCCCGCGGGAACATTTTCCAGAAAGCTCTTTCGGACAAAGGAATTTACGTGTCGGTCAAGTCCGCCTGCAGCGTAGATGCGCTCCCCTCCCGCGCCGTTTTTGCCGTCAGCCGCGACCGCAAAAATGCTTTGAACTCCTGGCGTATAAGCCTTTCGCACCTCACCACCGAAAAAGAAATCGACGAATTCATGGCCGCATTCGACAGCTGCTACAAGGAACTTTGCAAATAAACGCAAAAAAGGTAATGAAAATGGCAAGAGAACTTTCATTTGTCCAAAGCGTAGAACGGAGCATTTCGAAAACATACCGCGAAAGGCTCTGGACGCCATTCATTACCGCCATCAAGAACTACAAGCTCATCGAAGAAGGCGACAAAATCGCCGTCTGCATCTCTGGCGGCAAGGATTCCATGCTCATGGCGAAGCTCATCCAGATGCTTCACCGCCACAGCGACGTGAAATTTGACGTGGAATACCTGGTGATGGACCCCGGTTACAACGAAATCAACCGCCAGAAAATCGAAAGCAATGCGAAGCTTCTGGAAATCCCCATCACCGTTTTCGAGACGAACATTTTCGACGTGGCGAACAACACCGAACGTTCCCCCTGCTACGTCTGCGCCAAGATGCGCCGTGGCCACCTCTACCACAAGGCAAAGGACCTGGGCTGCAATAAAATTGCGCTAGGTCACCACCTCTCCGACGTCATCGAGACCACCGTCATGGCGATGTTCTACGGCTCGCAACTGCAGGGCATGATGCCCAAGCTCCACAGCCTGAATTTCGGCGGCATGGAACTCATCCGCCCCATGTATTGCATCAACGAGCAAGACATTATCAACTGGAAAAACTACAACGGGCTGCAGTTTATCCAGTGCGCCTGTCGCTTTACCGAAAGCTGCACCGTCTGCGACAACGGCGGTGGTGGAAGCAAGCGTCAAGAAATCAAGGCGCTCATCAAACGCCTCAAGCGCGAAAACCCGAATATTGAAAAGAGCATCTTCAACAGCCTGCACTCCGTCTGCATCGAGACATTCCCCGGATTCAAGGCCGGCGGTGAACCGCATTCTTTCCTAGAAGATTACGAAAATCGCGAACCGCAAAAAGGATAGAACTTCACGACAAGCTACTTGTTCTTTATTGAAGACGAATCATCAAACATCGATGGTTGCGGAAGCATCATGTAAAATGAAATCGGGAACGAGAATGTCGCCCCGTTTTTCGATTTCGGAAACACCCAATGGCTGACAGATTCCTTGACATCTTCATTAATAGCGCTAAAGGGGCTATTTTCGGCAATTGTAGTCGATTTAATTTGAACATTTTCAACATCGCCGCTTGAAGCAATTTTCAAAGTCAAGACTATTCTTCCTTCAAATTCACTTGCTAAATCTGATCGACGCCTTACATTCTTATCGAAGATAAAGCGTAAACCATGAACTCGTTGGCGATAAACCTTTAAAAAAGTCTGAACATCAATATCACGACCTTCAACGACAACGTTTTTTGCAGACAAAGGCTTAATACGGCATCTAGGGACCACCTTGCCATCACCCCCTTTGTGAACAACATCCGGAAGGACACCATAAAGAGCCACAGTTTGATTTTGCATAAATCCACCCAAGTCGGGTTTTAGCGTTTTTACAGGAATACTATCACGATAAATTTTAGAGAGTTCACCCTTTTTCAACTTTATCGGATTAACAATCGACTTTGTATCTGATTTAGGATCCTCCGCCTTTTTATCAGAATCGTTACAAGCCGCCCACAACGTTGCAGCGGTCATCAAAGCGATTTTGCCAAGAAATTTGCTAAAGTTTTTTGCCATACATCATAAATAACAAAATTATCTACTTCAGTCGTTCTTTCAGCGCTTCGATTTCGCTCTTTTCCATCCCGAGCGCAAGCAAATACTTTTCTGTAGCGGACGCTAAATCTGCATTTTCGAAATCAGAGATGTCAACACCAGCCGTTTTGAACGAATTCTGCATAAGTCTTACAATAATCGCCTGAAGCAGCTCAACCTGCTTTGTTGTTAAATCAACATGTTTACCATCGACCACGTTATAAAAATTCTTGTGAGTCGTGGCGTAATCCGCCTTGATTTCACCAGCGGTTGCCCCCATCAGCGCTTCGAGCACAGCAATCGTAAATCCAGTTCGGTCCATACCATACGTGCAATGCACTAGATACGGGCCGTCATGCTCTATCATATAGCGCAAGCCTTTGACAAGCCCTTCCTTGAACGGCGAATTCGCAAAAGCAGGTTCCACATTAAGATAAACCACATTCTGCGTTGCATAATAAGAATCTGCAAAGCCTTTGTATTCTTCGGCATATTGTAATTCATCTGCAAGGTTCACAAAAGTCTTGACGCCAGCCACTTTCGCCAATGAATCCGCAATGGCATTGCGATAAATCGCAGGATCAATCGGACTTGAAGATCGATAAAGCACCCCCTCGCCCATTCCGGTTGTATGCACCATTCTAAAATTCGCAAACTCCTCAATAGACAAATCAGGATAAGCCCCCGGATAATTCGCAATTGAAAGCGACTTCAAATTTTCAAGATGGTCAACATAGCCACCCTTTTCCTTCATCTGCACAACAACATCTATCGGGAATTTCAAATCGCGCCCGAGACCAACGACCTCAGCCATTTGGCCGTAACGAGCCTCAAGCTTGATATAGTTCAACCCCTCGGAGACATACAAAAAGAATTCACCAGGAAAAACATATCCGTAACCCGCAACTACAGGAACATCCACCGTATCGTACCCCGCAATCATCACCGTCACGACATCGCCATAATCAAACTTTGTCAGGAACGAATCCGCAACAACGTCAAGTTTCACACCCCCAAATGCAAATATTTCAAGCGTATCCTCCATAACAGTCGTTGAAATCGAAACTAACCCATCCGCGGAAGAGCTCGATGCAACAACAGACGAGGACAACGCGTAATCCGAAGAACTTGATTCTTCAATGGCAGCGCAACTTTCGCCACCTATAGGATTCACCGAAGTCGTGTCAAAGTGGTCGTCGCTACAAGCGGCAAAAAGCAGCGCAAAGGCTAGCGCGCAAAACGCCGCCATCTTTTTATCTAAAGCTTTAACCCAAAAACCAACCATAATTTAAATCTATTTCTTAAGTTTCTAATTTGCGGAACTTTTTAACATTCAAACAAATTAAAACAGAAATGGTCGCCCCGATAAGGCACATGAACATATCTGTCTGCGTATCCCAAATGTAACCTTGCGTTCCCAAGAACGCTTCCGTATCCGTCGGATTACTGAGCGATGCTAGCCACTCAATAATTTCATAAAGCGCAGAAATTGCCTCGGCCACGCACACCGACAAAAATCCCGTCCAGCCCGCCGTCTTGATCGGAGTCGTGCGGCGCAAAAGTTCAATCATCACAAGTGCAGGAGTAACGCCCTGCATCAAATGCCCAATTTTATCGTAGTTGTTGCGCATAAAACCGAACCAATCTTCCATCCAGAATCCAAGCGGAACCTTCGCATACGAATAGTGCGCCCCCACCAAAAGCACCGCCATGTGGAGCGCCATTACCACGTAAAGATACGTGGGCATCCTGAACTTTTTGTAGGTAAATACAAGGACCAACAGCCCGACAATCGCGGGAGCCGCTTCAAGAATCCAAGTGAGGTAAGTATCTTCGACTCCGATAACAGACCAAATCGTCGTCAGGAGAACAAAAGCAAGCAAGAATAAATGAGATTTTGCAATATTATTCATGCTTAGAAAATACAAATTTTTATTTAGACGGTGCGAAGGCTAGGCTTATTCATAAAAACGAATGGGGATATAAACAACAGTCGTCCCTGATTTAACCTTAGGGAACGTCCATTGACTTACAGCTTTTCTTATCTCTTCATCAAATTCTTTAACACCCGTAGTCGATCCCTTTATTGACGATTTTTTTACTCTTCCATCAGCAGCAATCGTTAACTTTAAAGTAATTACGCCATCAAATGTATTATTTGGATTTTTCTTGATGAATTTTCTGTATATGTGCTTTAGGCCGGGACTTCTTTGTTGAAAAACACGTTTAACTCTAGAAACCATATCTTGATTAACAGTTTGTTTGTCTGCGAATTCAATATTTTTATAAAGAACTTTCAGAGTCCATTTAGACGGAAACACATTCGAATTACCCAATAACGATTGAAGAATAGACCTACCATCTACAGAAGAATTTCCAGTACCATCATTAAATCCAACTTTAAAGTCATCTTTAGAGCCAAGACGAGGACGTGGTTTATACCTATCTACAATAACACCATAATAACACATAACAGAGCCCAAATCTGATCTAGCTTTCAAAATCGAATCACGATTTTTTGCAAAAATCATAAGAGCATTTTGATATACGTCTTTCTTTTTTTCTACATCATTCCATTCAATCGGGAAATAAGCCTTCATCAAGCTATCTATAGTCCGCTGCTTTTCAAGCAGTTTCGCGGAATCCAGCAATACGACTGTTTGGGCGTTCGCATCAAGTGAATCTTTGAGAATTTCACTCACAAGAGAATCGTCTTTTTCCGTTACATTCTGCAACGCCG of the Fibrobacter sp. UWB2 genome contains:
- a CDS encoding LTA synthase family protein yields the protein MKNFIQKIAKFLEPSKNLVLISLAFWVTHILLRVMLLFRSNPYGFPFVSKPDWFIFHAVCIDFMWICNALVVFMILGGIAAKFNKTKVTTIAYTVFHSVILLFTLLDNEVMRFLGGHLSFGLMDTYKDTSSIAMFYDYVANDLSVPYLQFVVLVLMLPLTYSLYKLLYKHYHTPDGLRMKKSVIAMVIFYIASYLFVYFIWTGNARMAKLRPVVSLVYNDLFVTKKVAGLTEKELATYRTSYQNLWQRVEGDSLWKFSDAKEGHGLPLYRVPTAELQNSEKLAVQRKMKPNFILVLMESHRGLNTGYMNPQIQPSPTPFLDSLAANSHVWMRMHTSGVPTTGGVLSTHLGIPHHSRLAQATDLAHVTLPSFVSVLTENGYSTHYMSAADPAWDNLGVWMAKWYTAEHYNREREDDSTFMDHAAEFVRDTLSKGGKPFLATLMTRSNHYPFNFAAGMTEEEKARPLQERINVTMNYADRQLARFIRAIQNEEWYKNTYVIIMADHGFPLGENGVSTMNGGGFSNISWIPFFIHGKGLDATRDTTTAAQIDIAPTVLELAGYAVPNIFMGHNLLRDTETIFNADSTSVKKERAGLSLGAYSGYSALGLDNYRVVSKTASNDEVYLFNDGDMRQEHDLAKTEAERTAKMHATLDTLIKISDYSLEHGL
- a CDS encoding HAD family hydrolase, with product MTSLDEIKALIAQKELFIFDLDGTLFNTLGDLAPAVNYAMTQFGLHTHSNDDVRTFIGNGSMNLIRRAVAANFIPVASTRDMAKVAETLARENYSEEKIKEIHKVYSDFYWEHCTENTEPYEGVIELVQRIATNNRYGDCKTSNGNCAETRCAAMLTNKPVAPAQKILKKFSLENSFATYLCGDTTPERKPSPAGINEILRQTGIAPEKAIMIGDDTPDVLAAKNAGIDCITLFEGFGKAENLLPLEPRYTAGHIKDFAEFI
- a CDS encoding cysteine desulfurase family protein: MSYFDYTANTPACEEALQRFCEVERRFTGNANSNHEAGHAAKAFLAQVTDSIAKLLDVNPDEIIYTSGASESNNTAIRGIVQAKRHVGKHIITNPLEHSSVSATLTALQEAGYEIDMVKIGTDGKIDLEDLRSLLRKDTVLVTVNAVDSELGTVQPLESINKIVREFPNCSLHVDATQAIGKTPINLNLSDTASIGAHKFYGLSGSGLLYKKSGIAMEPLIYGGASTTIYRSGTPTLALDASLETALSLAVEHFEERFARVKELRTILQEKLCGYPKVRINSPADAVPHILNLSVAGARGNIFQKALSDKGIYVSVKSACSVDALPSRAVFAVSRDRKNALNSWRISLSHLTTEKEIDEFMAAFDSCYKELCK
- a CDS encoding ATP-binding protein, which encodes MARELSFVQSVERSISKTYRERLWTPFITAIKNYKLIEEGDKIAVCISGGKDSMLMAKLIQMLHRHSDVKFDVEYLVMDPGYNEINRQKIESNAKLLEIPITVFETNIFDVANNTERSPCYVCAKMRRGHLYHKAKDLGCNKIALGHHLSDVIETTVMAMFYGSQLQGMMPKLHSLNFGGMELIRPMYCINEQDIINWKNYNGLQFIQCACRFTESCTVCDNGGGGSKRQEIKALIKRLKRENPNIEKSIFNSLHSVCIETFPGFKAGGEPHSFLEDYENREPQKG
- a CDS encoding tyrosine-protein phosphatase gives rise to the protein MVGFWVKALDKKMAAFCALAFALLFAACSDDHFDTTSVNPIGGESCAAIEESSSSDYALSSSVVASSSSADGLVSISTTVMEDTLEIFAFGGVKLDVVADSFLTKFDYGDVVTVMIAGYDTVDVPVVAGYGYVFPGEFFLYVSEGLNYIKLEARYGQMAEVVGLGRDLKFPIDVVVQMKEKGGYVDHLENLKSLSIANYPGAYPDLSIEEFANFRMVHTTGMGEGVLYRSSSPIDPAIYRNAIADSLAKVAGVKTFVNLADELQYAEEYKGFADSYYATQNVVYLNVEPAFANSPFKEGLVKGLRYMIEHDGPYLVHCTYGMDRTGFTIAVLEALMGATAGEIKADYATTHKNFYNVVDGKHVDLTTKQVELLQAIIVRLMQNSFKTAGVDISDFENADLASATEKYLLALGMEKSEIEALKERLK